From a single Hymenobacter sp. YIM 151500-1 genomic region:
- a CDS encoding RNA polymerase sigma factor, whose product MVASSTPSDEDLMLRVQANDLDQLTPLFERYHGPLFGFLTRLNNGDRDTGQDLTQNVFLRVLKYRASYRPGLSFRTWLYQLARHVHADHWQQRRPAPTDLDSLERTTSHGRAAQAHRTATDCADSVQEALALLPAAQREILVLHRFQGFDYAEIGEMLGCSEGAARVKAHRALEALRTLYFR is encoded by the coding sequence GTGGTAGCTTCCTCTACTCCCAGCGACGAAGACTTGATGCTCCGGGTGCAGGCCAACGACCTGGACCAGCTCACGCCGCTGTTTGAGCGTTACCACGGCCCCCTGTTCGGCTTCCTGACTCGCCTCAACAACGGCGACCGGGACACCGGCCAGGACCTGACCCAAAACGTGTTCCTCAGGGTGCTGAAGTACCGGGCCTCCTACCGGCCAGGCCTAAGCTTCCGCACCTGGCTCTACCAGCTGGCCCGCCACGTGCACGCCGACCACTGGCAGCAGCGCCGCCCCGCCCCCACCGACCTCGACTCTCTGGAGCGCACCACCTCCCACGGCCGCGCCGCCCAGGCCCACCGCACCGCCACCGACTGCGCCGACTCGGTGCAGGAAGCCCTGGCCCTGCTGCCCGCCGCCCAGCGCGAAATCCTGGTGCTGCACCGCTTTCAGGGCTTCGACTACGCCGAAATCGGGGAGATGCTGGGCTGCTCGGAAGGGGCGGCCCGCGTGAAAGCCCACCGCGCCCTAGAAGCCCTGCGCACCTTGTACTTCCGCTAA